In the genome of Oncorhynchus gorbuscha isolate QuinsamMale2020 ecotype Even-year linkage group LG05, OgorEven_v1.0, whole genome shotgun sequence, the window TTAAGTCACTTCTGAAATCCGTTGACTTTATTGGCCTTATTTATTGGAGTAGGTTTGAGGATGTGTCTCTTTGTTGCAGGTGTAATatgactgtattggagaggagccaTTCTCAGTCCTTGCAGATGCTTGGAGGGACTCACCACTATGCTGTGATTACAGTAGACGAAAGCACTGCAGTCATCATTCAAGTAGGTCCTCCTGGCCAGTCTCATTGAGGAGAGAgccatgctctgtctctctttagAATGATCTTATCCATTGTTTAGTTGTGTCCCAATAAATGTTCTTCGAAAGAATGTCTCTCCACCAAAATGGACTATATGCCCATGGCCTTCTCCCTTCATACACTCCCCTTTCTATCCTATTATTGCATTGTTGAATACCACATTTCCCAGTTAATAACACTTttctatctgtttctgtctcataTCTAGAAGAACTGTAGGTTAAGACATTATTCTCAAACTGTGCATATGTGTTCTTTGCTCTGGTCTCCCCCATCACCAGGAGCAGGAGGAGCTGTGTCAGGAGCGGGCCTGTGAGAGTCTAGTGATTCGACTGACTGCTCTGTCTCTGCAGTACAGCTGCTGCTGGCTCATCCTTCACTGCCAGCAGGACTCTGGGTTAGTACTCACCACCAACGCACACACATTTCCCATAGAAGACATTTTTTAGTTGTCTTTGTGGTCGTCTCTGTGGGTGTAGGTTGACCAGTGAGGGCTTCAACAACCTGGTATTGGTCTACTCCTCTCTGGTGCTGTTTGGCCTCAAGACTGAGGACCTGGATGTCaaggtaaaatacatttaatctctCATCAAAATCAACCATGCAAGTCTGATACAACATTTCTATGAATGCTTTGCTGACTTATTTCTCTCAATACCAGGTGCTGATTGTATCAGAAGTGGTGGACATTGCCAAATGGATCTGCCAGATAGCCTTCCATACACTGCTGTCCAGTGACAGAGATCCTCTCAGCTACCTGGACAGAGAGTGGCTTTCTGTGATTTCCTCAAAGGTGACTAGTAACTACTGTAGTCTTACCAAACTGCCTTTTTATCTCTCAGTAGCATGTGGTATTTTCATCCTTTCCACTGCTATTATTATCATTTGGTTCaagttattaatcaacctaccggGGTGATTACAAACACGACAGGAACAAGGTCATCCACATGTGTTGATTCCATTTTTTTtgatactgtagaactttgttctaaagctgtatccgtacccattggatgcagtgatcacaatacagtggctatatcagggaagccaaagttccaaaagctgggcctaaaatagtgtataagagatcatacaaaatatttAGCTGTGAcccttatgtggatgatgttaaagaaatgttgttggtctgatgtgattaataaggagcatccagacactgcacttgatgaatttatgaaattgcttctttcaattattgataaacatgcacctgttaagaaactcaATATTAGAACTGTGAGGGCACCATTGATGAGGGTATGGAAAAACTGTACGGTTGAAAGTGATGTGGCAAATatgtctggctgcacatctgactggctgacttactgcaaattgagaaattatgtgactaaactcaacaaatcGAAGAAGAAACTGTATTTTGAAGCCGAGACTAATTgtataaaaaaattaaattaaattatgggcagaaagacaaattcaactccatctttcatcaaatcagatggtttattcatcacaaaaccatttgatgttgccaattattttaatgattacttcattggcaaagtgggcaaacttaggcaggaagtGCCAACAACGAACCGTGAGCCATCATACTCAtgcataaaaatacaaataatgaaAAAAAAGCATTGCAAGATAGAATTTTGGTTGATTCTTTTTGActaacctcctggcattgacaacttagatggaaagctactgaagATGGTAGCTGACTCTGTAGCCACTCCTATccgtcatatctttaatctgagcctagaggaaagtctttgtcctcaggcctggagggaagccaaagtcattccgctacccaagagtggtaaagtggCCTTTACTAGTTCTAACAGCtgacctatcagcttgctgccagctcttagcaaactattgggaaaaattgtgtttgaccaaatagaatgctatttctctgtaaacaaattaagactgtcagcatgcttatagagaaaggcactcaacatgtactgcactgacacaaatgaatgatgattggttgaaagaaattcatATGAAGATTGTGGGacctgtactgttagatttcatcACAGCagttgatattattgaccattaACTGTTTTTGAGAACTTATGtgctatggcttttcaacctcggCCATACCGTGGATACAGAGCTATCAatctaatagaactcagagggttttctttaatggaagcttctataatgtcaaacatgtaaagtatggtctatagcaggcaggtctctaggccctctacttttttctatttttaccaatgaccttcCACtcgcattaaacaaagcatgtgtgtccatgtatgctgatgagtCAACCATATaagcatcagcaaccacagctaatgaagtcactgaaacccttaacagagttgcagtctgttttggaatgggtggccagtagtAAACttgtcctgaacatctctaaaactaagagcattgtatttggtacaaatcattccctaagttccagtcctcagctgaatctggtaatgaaggGTGCGATCCAGAACAAGTTAAGGAGACTAAATGACTttgtgttaccttagattgtaaactgttatggtcaaaacatatagattcaatggttgtgaaaatggggagagttctgtctgtaataaagagaatCTCTGCTTTTATAACACtgcactccaaaaagcaagtcctgcaggctccagttttgtcttatcttgaATATTGGCCAGTTGTGTGGTTGAGTGCTGCAAggaagacctagttaagctgcagctggcccagaacagagcggcacgtcttgctcttcattttaatcagagggctaatataaatactattcatgccagtctctcttggctaagagactgactgcatcacttcttcttttttatGACAGACATTGTGttgaaaattccaaattgtttgcatagtcaacttaaactcatctctgacacacacacttactccaccagacatgccaccaggggtcttttcacagtccccaaatccagaacaaattcaagaaggcgtacagtattatattgaGCCATTGCAAAAACAACACCACACGTcacaacacctctcccctatttgacctagatagtttgtgcgtatgtattgatatgtaggttACGTGTGCCATTTTTAAATGGatctagttctgtccttgagctgttcttttctattaatgttctgtattatgtttcatgttttgtgtggaccccaggaagagtagatactgcttttgcaacagctaatggggatcctaataccAAATGAATGTAGTTCATTTCAGAGTGCTGTATAAAAGTGCCGATTTCATCATTTAGTTAATTAATGATGGAAGCATACAGTTTACACAGAGGGAATTAGTTGTCCCAGTGGAGGGTCTGTGTGcgaatgtgtttgtatgtgtatttGCTCTTGTGTATttggatgtacagtaccagtcaaaagtttggacacacctactaattcaagggtttttctttatttctactattttctacattgtagaataatagtgaggacattaacactatgaaataacacatatggaatcatgtagtaaccaaaaagtgttaaacaaatcaaaatatattttatatttgagattcttcaaatagccaccctttgccttgatgatagctttgcacactcttggcattctctcaaccagctccatgaggtagtcacctggaatgcatttcaattaacaggtgtgcctttgtgGAATTccattccttcttaatgcgtttgagccaatcagttgtgttgtgacaaggtagaaaatagtaaaaaataaagaaaaacccttgaatgagtaggtgtgtccaaacttttgactggtactgtgtgtgtgtctttttgcgtgtgtgtacgtgtttgttTATTTGGTCTCACCGGCTGCTCTTCCCTTATGTCTTCCCTCCAGGAGGAGAGGTGCCTCTTAGGTTTCCCCTGTGTGAACCCTTTGGTGGCCCAGCTGATGTTGAGTAGGggcccctctctccactggctccTGGGGGCCTCCCTCTCCCAGCTGAAGGAGCTGCTCCCTGAGGTCCCTCACAAAGTTGTCAAGGTGACCTGGCCAGCCATCTCCTCTCACGAGTTTCCTAGTCTTGTCATACATCTTGCCTTCATTGGGAAAAAAATATGGGGTTGTCTCTTACTTTTTTGTATATTACAATGTAGATGTATGCGTTTTCCATATGCTATGGAACATCTGCATCCTCATCATTCCGAACTTTGTCTTCAGTTATGTTTTATCAGCCAAACTCGGTGATGGTGCTATATTGATAATACAAACTTGAAATAATTATCTTCCTTCTTATTTCAGCTCTTCAGTGACACCACGTCTCTGTACAAGCTGACTGCGGCTGCCTCCTCCACAGAGTCTCACACTGACTTCACCCATCAGAAAGACCACAATAGCCCCACTGAGCCTTGGGCCACAAGCAGAGAcaatcaatacacacacaccgacactcATACAAGCCGCAATTCACACGCCGACTGCAACCGTCACATACACCGCGACCCAGAACCATTCAACTCCATCTGCTTCCTCGCTGGCTCCCCCAGTGCTGAGAGTGTAGCGGGGAGCTTCTATGAAGAAAGCTCTGTCATGACCAAGGAAGACGGTGCAGACTTCCAGGTGGACTTGAGTCCCTCCTTCGCCGCCCAGCAGGCCCCTTTTCAGCACACCTGGAGCCACAACCcatgggaggtagaggagagcaaTGAGCTGAAGTTTGTAGgctggaatagaggaggagaggagtggacggGCAGCGCACCCCTGCACCAGGAGTCCTGTGGCTCCCCCAGAAACTACGCGCCAGAAAATCAATTTCCGATGGGCCTCTCATCCTCATTCAGCTACAGcaccaacacacagagaccagcgtACTCCGACAACCAGATGTACTCGTTctctacagtagggtacagtgaCCGGCTGCACTACCCTGATGTCAGCCACTACCCCAGCCTGGCCTCGCCTAGAGGAGCTCTGGCATGGGGGGGCAGTAGCAGTGGCAGACCCTACAGCACTGCCCTGGGGAGGGGAGACATGAGTGTGTCACCTGACTATGGGACCAGTTACAGAacggggatggagaggaagaggagagcagaAGGCCCAGAGATGGCTGGCACAGGTGAAGACTGAGAGTAACATGTTTAGAGTGCTGAGAAATCATGTTTGCATTTAAATAGGTTTTTAGAGAACTCCTTTAGTCATTTGGAAAAGTTCCAAAATAGCCTGAAGTGTGAAAATAACATaattatttatgtaaatgtgagcAATTACAAGATTATTTTGTCATGTTCATGTATTTCACTCTTCTTATTTCCCCCCAGTTTTAACGCCATTGAAGAGGGGAAAGCTCAGTTATGAGAAGGTGCCAGGCCGTAGTGATGGACAGACAAGACTAAGGTTTTTCTAAAATGTCTCATATTTATGAAGTGGCAAAATAGTAAGAATGACCTGAATGAACAGAAAACTCTTAAAACTTACAAGGATAGAATCCTGTCAGTCCCTTGCCCTGTCTACAACTAGTGATATTCAGTATGTAAGAAATACAGGTACAGtgcctttcagaaagtattcataacccttgacttattccacattttgttgtgttacagcctgaattcaaaatggattacttTTATTTTGTTTGTCacccatctatacacaataccagataatgacaaaatgaaagcgtgtttttagaaatcttgggagtcaatactttgtagaagcacctttggcagcaattacagctgagtctttctaggtaagtctctaagagctttccacacctggaatgtgcaacatttacccattttatttatttcaaaattcttccagatctgtcaaattggttgttggtcattgctagacaaccattttcaggtcttgccgtaGATTTAAATCAGAAGTATAActtggccactcaagaacattcagtttcttctcagtgtctggtggaaagcagacagaaccaggttttcctctaggattttgcctgtgctccattcagtttcttttttaatctgaaaaactccccagtccttaactatTACAAGCaaacacataacatgatgcagccaccactatgcttggaaATTTTGAGAGtgctactcagtaatgtgttgtattggatttgtcccaaacataagactttgtatttaggacataaagtgaattgctttgccacgtttgttttgcagtattactttaatcACTTGTTGCCAACAGGTTGCATATTTtttaatatttgtattctgtacaggcttccttcgtttcactctgtcaaattggttagtattgtgtagtaactacaatgttgttgagccatcctcagttttctcttatcatagccattaaaccctgagcggtttccttcctctccggcaactgtgtTAGGAAAgacgtctgtatctttgtagtgactaggtggAGTGActagggatattcaatgtcttggtttattttattttttacccatctaacaataggtgcccttctttgcgaaaacctccctggtctttgtggttgaatctgtgggtgaaattcactactcgactgAAGAACCTTACAGATAAATTGTATGTGTTGGgttcagagatgaggtagtcattcacaaATCATGTTAAatgctattattgcacacagatggAGTCCATACaagttatttaggcttgccacaacaaaggggttgaacactTCTTGACACAAGACATTCCAGCTTTtcattttaaatgtttaattccactttgacattatggggtattgtgtgtaggccagtgacacaaaatctcaatttaaaccatttaaaattcaggctgtagtaacataacatttctaaaaagtcaaggggtatgaatactttctcaaggctcTGTAATATACCATAGGTTCTTGAGTGTTTTATAGGACACTATTAAATGTTCAACTGTTAGGAAAATAATCATACATTTTTGTTTaagttgttttttaaataaaaatgttgtgAATCTTTTTATAAGAAGGATGCGTGTAGACAGTTTTGTGTAATTTTGGCTTTTACAAATTCATATAAAAATATGACGTTAAAGATACTGAAATGTTGTCCTCTATCTTTATTTGCTTTTGCCAGAACATGTTAAGCATTATATCAGGACCATGAACAAGACAGGATTAATATTTATGAACTCAAATGAATGTATGTTAGTAATTTCCATGAATTCAAATGTTCACTTAGTGCATATCTAAACATCTTCTGTCTAGTCCAATGCTTTCGTCCTGTGACCTTTCCGTAGCAGTCAACTGTCTCCATGGTTAGTGTTTTTAGCTGTGCCGCAGTGAGAAACAGCAGGTGgactggacatcaggactgcaaTAAAAGCTCCATTCACAAGCATAGCCACTGTATTTACCGACAATAAGGGACTAAGACTATACTGGTCCCAAATACCTCAGTTACAACATGTAAAAATGCTTTATGTAGTCAGATAGACACTGAATTTCCACTGCCATGTGAATAGTTGCTGAGAGAAACATTTTGCAGGGATCGAGAGAATTCCAAAAGGAATACTACATATATTCTATTTGGGAGGTGTAAGTGAAATAACCATTGGGAAAGTAAAACGTGCTTTGTATTTGTTTTTGCTGGGTATTCAGTTTTATATGGATTGTCCCTGCACTGAAAATAAGGATAGTTTTTTTCTCTGTAATTGACCTGCAATTTAGTCCTTGGCATTCCGACTTGATACATGAATAATTTTACACTCTAAAATTAGTCTGTTTACGTTAGATTAAATACCCAGATACATTATTATTACGAATACTACTTttacatagaataatatcataaTCAAAACATTTTATGAAGGTTCTATTTTTCCAGCTAAAACTGATAGTCCCCCCCCCACACTTCATTTCAGAGCTCAAAAGGTAGTTTTTCATTTAGCACAGAAATCCTCTTATCACTGTCTCTCAGAGTGTGGAGAGAGTGCTTATCTCCACCAGCCAGCAGACTGAAGCCTGCTCCCGCAGGAATGAGCCTCAGACAAAGAGCCCCCGAGGGCATTGATTCCTGCCAGCAGCAAACCTCCTCTGTCCataagctacacacacacacacacacacacacacacacacacacacagacacatacacaccatAAATAACCACCAAGCTAGCCTTTCGTTTCGGTTATATGTCTCTGGCCACATTGCCTTAACAACAAGCCTAACAAAAAGACCAAAAGGGGGTGTTTTTAATGGCAAGCAAAACAAAAGCTGAGGGAGAAAATGATTAAAGAAGTCCAACACGTGGAGGCTAAATCAACGTCAGTGTAATGGTCCAGTAATTGGTCCTGCCTGCCACACTTTGGCCCTGGATTGAATAGGTGACATATTGTGAGAATTAACAGGCTGTTCAAATCTAACCTTCAAAGCAGAATTCTTTCCTAACCACCTCAAAGGTCAGGCTACAACTGATTGTTTTATAACACTATGTTCTTCTAGATCCAGTACTTTGATTGGTCAGGCTCTCGATGTGAACGTCAGTTGAAAGGAGACGTTAACATTTACTTTTGTAATTGTAGTCTCTGCATAGTTGTTTCTTTAGCTACACTGATGTTTCTTTTTATTCTGATGACACCACTACAGCATGGCTATCTTACTGCATTTGATGTTTATGCAGTTCAATAAGATCTACAATTGAACAAAACTGACTAATGTATTTTTTTCTCACTTCGCCATAGGAGCTTTATGTTGTTTTCTTCAGTGTCGTCAAGCCGATTGGTTCTTTACCCCCCCACACCACCCTCCGTGACAGGAAAACCAAAGCTAAAGCCGAGCTACAGTCCACAGCTCTTCAGATAAAAGTCCTTTGCTGAGCTAAATGTTATGATCGTGGTCATGGTGGAGTAAATGCTCTGGGAGAGTGCTGGGCAGTGTTCAGCAGGAAAATGTTGTGgaacattgcagatagaaatgtcatgAATAAATCTGACAATGTGATACcttattctacatgtcagagaggcatgtttATTCTACAtaatacatttctatctgaacattCCACAAAGTTGTCCCCTGGCCCTACTGAATGCggccctggggtgtattcattaagTCTTGCAACGTAAACCGTTTACGGTTTAAGAACCAAATGGAAGCGAACAGAGCAAACGGAAAACAAAACTGGGAGGgatctacctgaatttgtccaatagaaactcaagTTTTTGTTGCAAAACAGTTTCCGTTTGGAGTTAACGGTTTCGTTgctaaatgttttgcaacagaatcggcataatgaatacacccctggtgtGAGGATGGGGACGTagggactggctggctgactgaaggGGCCTACTGCCTGCTGTGAGTGCGTCTGCAGACCTGAGGCCGAGTagagtggagagagcaggggagaggggaacccACCCTTCCAGGTGCAGCCCCTTGGAAGTGCAGCAAGGCCCATGAATGGCAGCAATTCAGGGCTGGCCCCATTGGGCCTGTTCTCCAGGCCCCAGCGCTAATCCCAGGCCCTAATCGGATTATGTAAATTCctactccacacagagagacttTTATGGAAGGCTGCGTCTTTGAAACAACACTTGAAGGGTGTAAAAAAGAACATTAACAATTGGTTAAACTAGACGTCGTTTTTAAAAATCTGAAACGGAGGTTGAAAGtgggaggcggagagagagggtgtaggagaggtGGGTCGAGGAGGAGGGGTTGTAGAGAGATGGCTTGACTTGCACTCATGCTTGTGGCTCAGGGAAGGACCAGCCTGCTCGCTCCCCATGCTCCCCCTGTAATTTATGTGTGGCCCCTGGAATGGCTCAACAAGATTACCATAGTCATAACAAAACATGCATTGTTAAACTGTCAATCTGGATATGGTATTTTTACCTTTTGTGGCCCAATCAGGGTGAATTCAGTGGTAGCAGGACTGGTGATATCAAAGTTTTACTGAATGGTTTACCCATGGTTGATGTTTGCGCATAGAAAGGAACAAATGTCCGGAATTGTAAGGGAAGGATCAGGAAGGGAAACGTCTCAGTTTCAGCTCAATAGGAATTTATTTGTAAGCGTAATGTTAGCTTTTAAAAGTCACATCGTTGCGTATTAAAATTCATGAATCATTTAGTGAAATGACTCAACAAAAAGGAGTGGATGATACGAAAGTAAAAGTTTTCCAATGTTCTCTGAAATGGTTAAACGTATGATATTACATCAGTGTTCATATGTTTACCGCTATAACCTATTGGTCATTTCTTTGTTTACAGACTGAATGGAACACCCAACGGGAAACACAGTGGTCTACGGCTGGAAACATCACTCTTGAGTTGAACACCACAATGCAGCAGACTGGAGGAGAGGCTCAACGACCGCACACGTCACACAATAGGGGCTCGCCCAGCTATAAAAATGTGAGATGTATGCGccagccttccctctctccatccctccctctcacacacagtcaTCAGAGTATGAGAAGGCTGTGACTGACTGGACCTACTACACACAGGACTGGACTACTACATTGGGCTACTGCAGCAGCCAACACTGATGACCTGAGGTACACACTTCTGATACCTCTGTCTGCACGCTACAGCACTTACCAGGTGAGATCAGGGACAATAAGTGGATTTTTAAAGTTTTTTCCTCTGAGGTTTTCCTTTATTGAATTGCAGAATTGTTGGAGTAAAAAATTGTTGGAATGAAAATGTTAAGGAATCTCATGAAAGATGGAACACATTTTCTGTTTGTATTTTTTGTGTACCGTTCAGAAATAAATAGTTCAACACAACAGAAGTGTATTTATTTGTATGTACGCTAATCGTGACGAACACACTAGCATCCTCTGTATACATTGACTGAAGGTCAGACCTTTTCCATAAACATGTATTTTCATGATGGTATTTCTCCTCTTTTCTGAAGGTGAAACTGAATTCCAATATCAAATGCATTACATTAGTCATGCTTAAACTATATTTTACATATATTTCTTACCATTACGGTGTTAATGCACCATATTTCAGTCATCGTGGGGATTTAGGTGCAATTCAAATGTTATGTGACACCACCATACTGCATTTCTGCCTGGGGTCTGCGccagaaatggcaccctattccctatacagtgcactacttctgattagacaaaagttgtgcactatagtGCCGTTTCAGACTAAACTCCAGAGAAAAACATGTCACATAACATTCAAAGAACATTTACTTTTGCCATGggctaagtagtgcactatatagggaatagggtgtaattccAGTAGAACAACACCGTGGTAGTTTTGATTCTGTGTAGATTTCTCTCTAAAacgctcccctctcctccctccaggagAGCAGCACGATGACCAAGAAGGTGTTCACCAACACACGAGAGCGCTGGCGGCAGCACAACGTCAACACTGCCTTCACTGAGCTCCGCAAGCTCATCCCCACCCACCCGCCAGAGAAGAAGCTGAGCAAGAACGAGATCCTGCGGCTGGCCATGCGCTACATCAACTTCCTGGTGCAGTTGCTGGAGAGCCAGAGTGGTCAACCGGCCTCGCACTCCCCAACCGCCCTGCTCACCTTCCTCAGGGGCAACGTGGAacgtctccactcctcctccaggACCTGGGGCCTGGCCAGCGACACTGACGCCCCCTCCCCTGGATCAAGCTGTGACAGTACCGAGGCCTGGTAGTGTGCCTGCTGCAGTTTCCTCTGATGGGTGATCATCATCTACCACTCCCTGGGGTAAAACTGTCTGTCACCAT includes:
- the LOC124035161 gene encoding T-cell acute lymphocytic leukemia protein 2-like is translated as MTKKVFTNTRERWRQHNVNTAFTELRKLIPTHPPEKKLSKNEILRLAMRYINFLVQLLESQSGQPASHSPTALLTFLRGNVERLHSSSRTWGLASDTDAPSPGSSCDSTEAW